A single Candidatus Omnitrophota bacterium DNA region contains:
- a CDS encoding archease has translation MKMKRYEQVEHTADLAARVYGGSLKGLFENAAFAMFDMMGKGDIRGEEFALPIERDAPDTESLLISWLNELLYRSVKENVFFHGFSVEITDGNRMRALAAGEKYPATASAVLKEIKAATYHDLEIIRTSSGYEATIVFDV, from the coding sequence ATGAAGATGAAGCGATATGAACAGGTGGAGCATACCGCGGATCTGGCGGCCAGGGTATATGGCGGCAGCTTAAAGGGACTTTTTGAGAACGCGGCTTTTGCCATGTTTGACATGATGGGAAAGGGAGATATCCGGGGAGAGGAGTTCGCCCTGCCTATCGAGAGGGATGCCCCGGATACGGAAAGCCTGCTTATTTCCTGGCTGAATGAACTTCTATATAGATCCGTGAAAGAAAATGTTTTCTTTCACGGGTTTAGCGTGGAGATAACCGATGGCAACAGGATGAGGGCCTTAGCTGCCGGGGAAAAGTATCCAGCGACTGCTTCTGCGGTCCTCAAGGAGATAAAGGCCGCTACCTACCATGATCTGGAAATAATAAGGACATCGTCAGGATATGAGGCTACGATAGTTTTTGATGTTTGA
- a CDS encoding N-acetyltransferase — MAHQTGVFREKEIVVLGEIISDMLTAKESAYRVISEEVDGKLVGYLIFGRTPLTDFGWDIYWLVVDKAHQGTGLGKKLLAKAEEKMFKEVPRAIIRVETSSRKEYLLARRFYVGQGFREVGLIDDFYSNDDGIVIYSKDIIARKP; from the coding sequence ATGGCCCACCAAACAGGGGTCTTCAGGGAAAAAGAGATAGTTGTCCTGGGAGAGATCATCTCGGACATGTTGACCGCCAAGGAAAGCGCTTACCGGGTCATAAGCGAAGAAGTAGATGGAAAACTCGTGGGATACCTGATATTCGGCCGTACCCCGCTTACGGACTTCGGATGGGATATATACTGGCTTGTTGTTGATAAGGCGCACCAGGGGACGGGACTAGGAAAGAAGCTATTGGCGAAAGCCGAAGAAAAAATGTTCAAAGAGGTCCCCCGGGCAATAATCAGGGTCGAAACATCTTCACGCAAAGAATATCTGTTGGCACGCAGGTTCTATGTTGGCCAGGGATTCCGCGAGGTCGGTCTTATCGACGATTTCTATTCTAACGATGACGGTATCGTTATCTATTCGAAAGATATAATAGCGCGCAAACCCTGA
- a CDS encoding D-alanine--D-alanine ligase, with protein sequence MKTKKIMISAGIDEVPREDTLDALRCRNSVKGALEARGYAVSYLDVTQKEFSRDPYKLVRDIREYAPDRVFNLFEGFSDNTFQEIVFVKMLEEEKIPFTGNGSGALEACLDKGGAKKILAEHGIDVPEGVVVRTFGDLGTFTGDLPVFIKPVSEDASVGIDRMSLAYNDEEMASYVLDKLERFPAGLMVEEFIPGIEFNAGFTGEYPYDVIGVSMLDYGTTKGRGQYLNFSSKWKADSPEYKRLMPEVLLPDDRKWRDKVIEVSREAANALGCRGYFRVDLRERDGKLYVLDVNPNPDINTDSGFARQGYSKGLKYEDIIEGILGAGLVPGK encoded by the coding sequence ATGAAAACAAAAAAAATAATGATATCCGCCGGAATAGACGAAGTGCCCAGAGAAGATACTCTGGACGCCCTGCGGTGCCGTAATTCGGTTAAAGGAGCCCTTGAGGCGCGGGGATATGCCGTATCTTATCTCGATGTCACACAGAAGGAGTTTTCACGCGATCCATATAAACTGGTCCGGGACATACGGGAATATGCCCCCGATCGCGTTTTCAACCTTTTCGAAGGTTTTTCCGATAATACTTTCCAGGAGATAGTGTTCGTGAAGATGCTGGAGGAGGAAAAGATACCGTTCACGGGTAACGGATCTGGCGCGCTTGAGGCGTGTCTTGACAAGGGGGGTGCCAAAAAGATATTGGCCGAACACGGGATAGATGTCCCCGAAGGAGTGGTCGTCAGGACATTTGGCGACCTGGGGACTTTTACCGGGGATCTTCCGGTGTTCATCAAACCGGTATCCGAGGACGCGAGCGTAGGCATAGACCGCATGTCACTGGCTTATAACGATGAAGAGATGGCAAGCTATGTCCTGGATAAATTGGAACGCTTCCCCGCCGGGCTTATGGTCGAGGAGTTCATACCCGGGATAGAGTTCAACGCCGGATTTACAGGGGAATACCCCTATGATGTTATCGGGGTATCGATGCTTGATTACGGCACTACCAAGGGACGCGGACAGTACCTGAATTTTTCGTCCAAATGGAAAGCGGATTCGCCGGAATATAAACGTCTTATGCCGGAAGTACTCCTTCCGGACGATAGAAAATGGAGGGATAAGGTCATTGAGGTCAGCCGGGAGGCGGCGAACGCTCTTGGATGCAGGGGATATTTCCGGGTAGACCTCAGGGAACGAGATGGGAAACTGTATGTTCTCGACGTTAATCCGAACCCGGATATAAATACTGACAGCGGGTTCGCGCGTCAAGGATATTCAAAAGGGCTCAAGTACGAGGATATTATAGAGGGCATATTAGGAGCGGGGCTTGTCCCCGGGAAATGA
- a CDS encoding ATP-grasp domain-containing protein, producing the protein MNIRSIGIVYNLKDKTRTDDLHEEYDEIETILAIKDEIEALGFEVTLFDQKEDLASELIRKRPDMVFNIAEGIGHTRSRESQVPCILESLDIPYTGSDPIALGITLDKYLTNVVLHQAGVPVPRAFSAGDREDISRISQAIEKEGYWVIKPRWEGSSRGIFDDSIASGPVELVEKASRILGRYGQPVLVEEYMPGSEITAAVSGNDVPELLGMMKISPRENRDRFIYSIEQKRDWKKKILYEGEDAVAAEVRRKIAEYATAAFKALSLRDIARIDLRVDALGIPRIIDVNPLPGLSPHYSDLVIMIRMAGRSYGELIKRIVEEALARYGARMTEVKRSGIVV; encoded by the coding sequence ATGAATATACGTTCTATCGGGATAGTCTATAACTTAAAGGACAAGACAAGAACGGACGATCTCCATGAAGAGTACGATGAGATAGAGACTATCCTGGCGATAAAAGATGAGATAGAGGCTCTTGGTTTTGAGGTCACCCTGTTCGACCAGAAGGAGGACCTGGCCTCAGAGCTTATTAGGAAGAGGCCGGATATGGTCTTCAATATCGCCGAAGGTATCGGGCACACAAGGTCCAGGGAATCCCAGGTGCCGTGTATCCTGGAAAGCCTGGATATCCCGTACACGGGATCGGACCCTATCGCACTTGGGATAACGCTTGATAAATACCTGACAAATGTGGTCCTTCACCAGGCTGGCGTACCTGTGCCTCGCGCATTCAGCGCCGGGGACCGGGAGGACATATCCCGGATAAGCCAGGCTATCGAGAAGGAGGGGTACTGGGTCATCAAGCCCAGATGGGAAGGCTCTTCCCGGGGCATTTTTGACGATTCTATCGCCTCGGGGCCCGTGGAACTGGTGGAAAAAGCCTCAAGGATACTTGGGCGATATGGACAACCTGTGCTTGTCGAGGAGTATATGCCGGGAAGTGAGATAACAGCCGCGGTCTCCGGGAATGACGTGCCGGAGCTTCTGGGCATGATGAAGATATCTCCCCGGGAAAACCGGGACAGATTCATATATTCCATAGAACAAAAGCGGGATTGGAAGAAAAAGATACTCTATGAAGGGGAGGACGCGGTGGCCGCTGAAGTGAGGAGGAAGATAGCGGAGTACGCGACCGCGGCTTTCAAGGCGTTATCTCTTAGGGATATAGCGCGTATAGATCTCAGGGTGGATGCCTTGGGTATCCCAAGGATAATAGATGTTAATCCGCTGCCGGGGCTATCCCCACATTACAGCGATCTTGTGATAATGATCCGTATGGCCGGCAGGAGTTACGGAGAGCTCATAAAAAGGATAGTGGAAGAAGCCCTTGCCCGTTATGGCGCGCGCATGACCGAGGTGAAACGTTCGGGTATCGTCGTGTGA
- a CDS encoding KamA family radical SAM protein, which produces MEKETGLCLAAEMDEPPGTLCEAATSTWQDEDANSIKNIDDLSRNIPLLKGRKETLRKVAKLFHLRIPKYYLSLIKNIEDTKDPIYMQCVPSPEEIKYSEHDKMDPLGEVKTEATRYLIHRYPDRALLLVTGRCFMYCRHCTRKRLWRCAVAEPSLEDIDEALNYVRENEQIREIIVSGGDPLTLSTEKIEHILSAVSAISTIEVVRIGTRAPVVLPNRIDSELCAVFSKYPKLWINVQFNHPREVTGEATEACRRIQMTGVPMSNQSVLLKGINDDPGVMTELCHKLQSIRVRPYYLFQCDPVVGAAHFRTSVFKGMEIMDSMRGHTSGMCLPTFVVDGVDGKGKIPIAPNYIVSVTDKSLFLRNYAKEVFEYHNPA; this is translated from the coding sequence ATGGAAAAAGAAACAGGTTTGTGTCTGGCCGCGGAGATGGACGAGCCTCCCGGTACGTTATGCGAGGCCGCAACAAGTACGTGGCAGGATGAAGATGCGAACTCGATAAAGAATATTGATGACCTTTCCAGGAACATCCCATTACTTAAGGGCAGGAAAGAAACCCTGCGAAAAGTAGCGAAACTCTTCCATTTAAGGATACCGAAGTATTACCTTTCATTGATAAAGAACATAGAAGACACTAAAGATCCTATATATATGCAGTGTGTGCCATCGCCCGAAGAGATCAAATACTCGGAACATGACAAGATGGACCCGCTCGGAGAAGTTAAGACGGAAGCGACGAGGTACCTTATACACCGGTATCCCGACAGGGCCCTTTTGCTCGTGACGGGTAGATGTTTCATGTACTGCCGCCATTGTACCCGCAAAAGGTTATGGAGATGCGCCGTGGCCGAACCGTCACTTGAGGATATAGACGAGGCGCTGAATTATGTGCGTGAGAACGAACAGATAAGGGAAATAATAGTTTCAGGCGGGGATCCACTGACCTTATCTACGGAAAAGATCGAACATATACTTTCGGCCGTTTCAGCCATAAGCACCATAGAGGTAGTTCGCATCGGGACGAGGGCCCCGGTAGTGCTCCCTAACAGGATAGACTCTGAGCTTTGTGCTGTATTCTCGAAATATCCAAAACTATGGATCAACGTGCAGTTCAATCATCCGCGTGAAGTTACAGGGGAGGCCACCGAGGCGTGCCGGCGGATACAGATGACGGGTGTGCCCATGAGCAACCAATCCGTCCTTTTAAAGGGTATCAATGATGATCCGGGTGTGATGACGGAGCTTTGCCATAAACTCCAGAGTATACGGGTACGGCCATATTACCTGTTCCAGTGTGATCCCGTGGTAGGTGCCGCGCATTTCAGGACATCCGTGTTCAAGGGTATGGAAATAATGGATAGTATGAGAGGGCATACAAGCGGGATGTGCCTTCCGACGTTCGTTGTTGATGGGGTCGATGGTAAGGGGAAGATACCTATAGCGCCGAATTATATAGTCTCGGTAACGGACAAAAGCCTTTTTCTGCGCAATTACGCCAAAGAGGTGTTCGAATACCACAACCCGGCATAA
- a CDS encoding beta-propeller fold lactonase family protein codes for MRKYPKHNLLIALMVVSVMLITSLGSADSIDLFKRYNSGWYGLFQGFYYTYLYQELGPKTRSVNYYNDAGRIVWSPRYGIRGKGGTRIVYRAENGKSIRVVEYGNNGRLSSEFYYDLVTGFYSMMDSYDHFGKKCKRIEFNDNGKPRKVTYYNTSTGKASYSERYHDNGTVKDRTYYSAHSGQMIKKESFNEKGLKTSKIYFNFKGIQRIKFTYDGNTGKKQDTEYYDDNGERNYRVEYYPSGRISGKYYDKANSKGHLGYEYSDEPYNGHQQGRVIRTFLADGSVEKVISFWEGSDVPRIVELYDANGALIKDMYYSQNGALIKEGYSRAYAPTGYTVYKYANVSGATHEPLLEKTEKDGESVTYYSDTGFIESRTFSAPDENGNIYYHYINEASGRMDKYVAQEADADGAVAYEVEYDGATDRIVSRTSYAYHGGQILTNVNLDMDVSMGNLPCYVEITPDSRFAYVTNYGANTISKIDMATKLKVGEDLDVGRDPGDIKISSDGRYAYYTSCRDDYIGIIDLENDEVLAETIQVGRYPWAMELTGDDRYCYTVDWLAGSVSVVDLQAKQKIKTIEVGSSPYHIRIDPSGEYAYVTNGGSDSVSVIDLSTNTKLAEDIIVGDRPCHSAITPDGAYLYVVNNYSGTVSVIDIASRTKLTNDIPVGDGPEGIEITADGKYAYVTNGVGDSVSVIDLSTNTKLVQDIPVGDLPKDLVISPGDQHAYIVNFLDGDVSLLELFSPTDNVIDPANPEFKYLKATTTYWNDTGMMRSKTLTGSDDNRNIYYHYMNEDWLGSGQGRVDVSARIFADSEGAMGYVYEYYPGSDLVKRKKLYSSIDHSDPEQPVVDGLVKAYEYFYDAAGTLVREKQYLGGDEMGIVREYIEGVLLPVKVIDDQKNAVYRKVFGTSGSPSLTMRYYESDPDGSPWGSFVFGGNGETVFIKDVICGTQVTRRLIYVYDGDLDIETAIDWEAATNMLETGEEITTGTLYEVYLDNFSVYEIIPHFPYGMPDHAGPEYPFTYYDSGRVHTRFECATKAGEFTKAEEATEITYEYADEAFYADKEAGQFLSDLIYYADEPSDLKDFLIGVDPGTLGIRELIAYINANALPENGFTQDDVKGLLISLPLSEPYEAHGRLIKKTFPDGSYTVFEYDGDTDTLLETRTYRIDGALLEKRVAAAGDKEFIGMGNLPWIRYGEGIGVRSVDGWHSGYSRGRSGWENLTGYEELRAGLEKWKDGYVRLFLFADMRAGMMFDANGSFTGFTDFVIQDMETLLNTAKELNIKLIPTLFDYRMADGVESVSDHEHVDLIKDENATAVLLAHFDWFFDEVMKLANYDAIYAWDVINEPEISCEGHLGDITGVTMEEMQVFVRKFVTMIHQKDPEALVTVGSLTKSEMMKYWVSYDNACADGDLSVLDLYQFHYYDSYKYWQGDNTESPDYDKASLNLFGYKNDKMQYFYSPNYLKGKPVIGGEIDPTYVTNKLDTLADHGYDGLLFWDDKGNALDAMDYQALQDWFYGTVYTYYPDTGEIESVRGPDLDDPAYVYFHYDEEGRIDVSILKAGDKYGVKAYTYEYHEGTDIVSVRKGYHTAEYKLDTSIPVLSNPVVTETFDQEGQLLPEETSWEIVYYPESWFMKAYIEDPDTSIKYYLDENWEFRGYGRELMEYYDGIAHVYSVIGDEYQRYGQWEWENIDVTDPHNPVFSGFLRYNGDWNGSSTEYYNPEASDNEKRMKSRTMPKADVCGMVYYHYIDEDIDQAWNTQGAPRADEAHLEATNAKGEIAFKYEYYADSIQPSRVSSYSATSCASNELVAVYEYDMAGKILVSTMYAEANSKGERALEFEYYEGEDDGALHFVYAYSSTDRDPEDLLSIYEYDTEGGIVAIFENGTLDLAGKEDRNAPSGSVSESEILSKYNAILKNRSTFTGYTFKGEEYICGE; via the coding sequence ATGAGAAAATATCCAAAACATAATCTCTTAATAGCTTTAATGGTAGTCAGCGTAATGCTGATAACCAGTCTTGGATCGGCTGATAGTATTGACCTATTTAAAAGGTACAATTCAGGTTGGTACGGTCTATTCCAGGGGTTTTATTATACATATTTGTATCAGGAGTTAGGGCCAAAAACCCGGTCGGTCAATTATTATAATGACGCGGGAAGGATCGTGTGGTCTCCCAGATACGGGATCAGAGGCAAAGGTGGAACCAGGATAGTCTATCGCGCTGAAAATGGAAAGAGCATACGCGTAGTGGAATACGGTAATAATGGAAGACTTTCAAGTGAGTTTTATTATGATCTTGTGACCGGGTTTTATTCCATGATGGATAGCTATGATCATTTTGGGAAAAAGTGTAAACGGATAGAATTTAATGACAACGGCAAGCCTCGGAAGGTCACGTATTATAACACCTCGACGGGCAAGGCATCTTATAGCGAAAGATACCATGATAATGGTACCGTGAAAGACAGGACATATTATAGCGCGCATTCAGGACAGATGATCAAAAAAGAGTCTTTTAACGAGAAGGGACTCAAGACAAGTAAGATATATTTCAATTTCAAAGGTATACAGCGGATCAAGTTCACATATGACGGAAATACGGGGAAAAAACAAGATACCGAATATTACGATGATAACGGAGAAAGGAATTATCGCGTAGAGTATTACCCTTCGGGAAGAATAAGCGGCAAATATTATGATAAAGCGAACTCAAAAGGGCATTTAGGTTACGAATATTCGGATGAACCTTACAATGGCCATCAGCAGGGAAGGGTGATCAGGACCTTTCTCGCGGACGGTTCTGTCGAAAAGGTCATATCCTTCTGGGAAGGGTCGGATGTTCCCCGGATCGTGGAATTATATGATGCAAATGGAGCACTCATTAAGGATATGTATTATTCGCAGAACGGGGCCTTGATCAAGGAGGGATACTCCCGGGCATATGCGCCAACGGGATATACGGTCTATAAATACGCGAATGTTTCCGGCGCGACCCATGAGCCATTGCTGGAAAAGACGGAAAAAGACGGTGAAAGCGTAACATATTATTCCGATACGGGGTTTATCGAGAGTAGAACATTCTCGGCTCCCGATGAGAACGGGAACATCTATTACCATTATATCAATGAGGCCTCCGGCAGGATGGACAAATATGTCGCGCAAGAGGCGGATGCCGACGGGGCCGTCGCGTATGAGGTCGAATACGACGGGGCTACCGATAGGATCGTTTCGCGAACATCGTATGCCTATCACGGCGGGCAGATATTGACTAATGTGAACCTCGATATGGATGTCAGCATGGGGAACTTACCTTGTTACGTTGAGATAACGCCGGATTCACGGTTCGCGTATGTTACGAATTACGGGGCCAACACTATATCCAAGATCGATATGGCGACAAAACTAAAGGTAGGAGAGGATCTTGATGTCGGCCGGGACCCCGGGGACATAAAGATCAGCAGTGACGGGCGGTATGCGTACTATACGAGTTGCAGGGACGATTATATAGGAATAATAGATCTTGAGAACGACGAGGTCCTGGCGGAAACGATCCAGGTGGGCAGGTACCCCTGGGCCATGGAGTTGACGGGAGACGACAGATATTGCTATACGGTGGATTGGTTGGCCGGATCCGTGTCGGTAGTCGATCTTCAGGCGAAACAAAAGATAAAAACGATAGAAGTAGGATCGTCCCCATATCATATCAGGATCGATCCGTCCGGTGAATATGCCTATGTGACGAATGGAGGTAGCGACAGTGTGTCGGTGATCGATCTCAGCACCAATACTAAGCTCGCGGAAGATATTATCGTGGGGGACCGGCCCTGTCATAGCGCGATCACCCCGGACGGGGCTTATTTATACGTCGTGAACAACTATTCAGGTACGGTATCGGTGATAGATATTGCCAGCCGCACAAAACTGACAAATGATATTCCCGTGGGAGACGGGCCCGAAGGCATCGAGATCACGGCGGACGGGAAATACGCTTATGTGACGAATGGCGTCGGTGATAGCGTGTCCGTAATAGACCTGTCCACTAATACGAAACTTGTGCAGGACATACCCGTTGGCGATCTCCCGAAAGACCTGGTCATCTCTCCGGGTGACCAGCACGCTTATATCGTGAATTTCCTGGATGGTGACGTGTCTCTACTGGAACTTTTCAGCCCGACTGACAATGTGATCGACCCCGCTAATCCCGAGTTCAAGTACTTGAAAGCAACAACAACATATTGGAACGATACCGGAATGATGCGGTCCAAGACGTTAACGGGATCCGATGATAACAGGAACATATACTATCATTACATGAACGAGGACTGGCTTGGTTCGGGACAGGGCCGCGTTGATGTTTCGGCGAGGATATTCGCCGACAGTGAAGGGGCTATGGGGTATGTTTACGAGTATTATCCCGGCTCGGACCTCGTCAAACGGAAAAAACTGTACAGTAGCATAGATCATAGCGATCCGGAGCAGCCTGTTGTCGATGGACTGGTCAAGGCGTATGAATATTTCTACGATGCCGCGGGAACCCTGGTAAGGGAAAAGCAATATCTGGGGGGAGATGAAATGGGTATCGTCAGGGAATATATCGAGGGTGTGCTCTTGCCGGTCAAGGTCATAGATGATCAAAAAAACGCCGTATACAGGAAAGTGTTCGGGACTTCCGGCTCACCTTCACTCACCATGCGCTATTATGAAAGCGATCCGGACGGAAGTCCATGGGGATCATTTGTCTTTGGCGGGAACGGTGAAACGGTCTTTATTAAAGACGTAATATGCGGTACGCAGGTGACCAGGAGACTGATCTATGTGTATGACGGCGATCTCGATATAGAGACCGCTATCGACTGGGAAGCCGCGACCAACATGCTCGAGACAGGTGAAGAGATCACTACCGGTACGCTATATGAGGTATATCTCGATAACTTCAGCGTTTACGAGATCATTCCGCATTTCCCCTATGGCATGCCAGATCACGCCGGCCCCGAATATCCTTTTACGTATTATGATTCGGGAAGAGTACACACCAGGTTCGAGTGCGCTACAAAGGCAGGTGAGTTCACTAAGGCGGAGGAGGCTACGGAGATAACTTATGAGTATGCTGACGAAGCTTTTTACGCGGATAAAGAGGCTGGGCAGTTTTTAAGTGATCTTATTTACTATGCCGATGAGCCCAGCGATCTGAAGGATTTCCTTATCGGTGTGGATCCCGGGACATTGGGCATAAGAGAGCTTATCGCGTATATCAACGCTAACGCTTTGCCGGAAAACGGGTTTACCCAGGATGACGTAAAGGGGCTATTGATATCATTACCTTTATCGGAACCGTATGAGGCGCACGGACGTCTTATTAAAAAAACTTTCCCGGACGGGTCCTATACCGTTTTTGAGTACGACGGCGATACGGATACTTTGCTGGAAACCAGGACATACAGGATAGACGGCGCTCTTTTGGAAAAGCGTGTAGCCGCGGCCGGAGATAAGGAATTCATAGGCATGGGTAACCTGCCATGGATACGTTACGGGGAAGGGATCGGAGTAAGGTCGGTCGATGGCTGGCATAGCGGGTATTCGAGGGGACGAAGCGGATGGGAGAACCTTACGGGATATGAGGAACTGAGGGCGGGCCTTGAAAAGTGGAAAGACGGATATGTAAGGTTGTTCCTGTTCGCCGATATGAGGGCCGGCATGATGTTCGACGCTAACGGGTCTTTTACGGGGTTCACCGATTTCGTCATACAGGACATGGAGACGCTTTTGAATACGGCGAAAGAACTTAACATAAAACTTATCCCGACATTATTCGATTACAGGATGGCCGATGGCGTGGAAAGTGTTTCCGACCACGAGCACGTCGATCTTATAAAGGACGAGAACGCGACGGCTGTCTTGCTGGCTCATTTCGACTGGTTTTTCGACGAGGTCATGAAACTGGCCAATTATGACGCCATATACGCGTGGGATGTCATCAATGAGCCGGAGATCTCATGTGAAGGGCATTTGGGGGACATAACAGGCGTAACGATGGAAGAGATGCAGGTATTCGTGAGGAAATTCGTGACGATGATACACCAGAAAGATCCAGAAGCGCTGGTCACGGTAGGCAGTCTGACAAAATCCGAGATGATGAAGTACTGGGTCAGTTACGATAACGCTTGCGCCGACGGGGACCTGAGCGTGCTTGATCTTTATCAGTTCCATTATTATGACAGTTACAAGTACTGGCAGGGTGATAATACGGAGAGCCCCGATTATGACAAAGCGAGCCTCAACCTGTTCGGTTACAAGAACGATAAGATGCAGTATTTTTACTCTCCCAATTACCTGAAAGGGAAACCTGTTATAGGCGGGGAAATAGATCCGACGTATGTGACGAATAAACTTGATACACTGGCCGACCACGGATATGACGGGCTTCTTTTCTGGGATGATAAGGGTAACGCGCTTGACGCGATGGATTACCAGGCCCTGCAAGACTGGTTTTACGGGACAGTGTACACGTATTATCCGGATACAGGAGAGATAGAATCGGTCAGGGGGCCAGATCTTGATGATCCGGCTTATGTTTATTTTCACTACGATGAAGAGGGTAGAATAGACGTATCCATACTGAAAGCGGGCGATAAATATGGAGTGAAAGCGTATACGTATGAATACCATGAGGGTACGGACATAGTCAGCGTAAGAAAAGGATATCATACCGCTGAGTATAAGCTGGATACTTCCATACCCGTACTATCAAACCCTGTGGTGACCGAAACGTTCGATCAGGAAGGCCAGCTTCTGCCGGAAGAAACATCATGGGAGATAGTATATTACCCGGAATCCTGGTTCATGAAAGCGTATATAGAAGATCCGGATACTTCTATAAAGTACTATCTTGACGAGAACTGGGAGTTTCGTGGATATGGCAGGGAGTTAATGGAATATTATGACGGGATAGCGCATGTCTACAGTGTCATAGGCGATGAATATCAACGTTACGGGCAATGGGAATGGGAAAATATCGACGTAACGGATCCGCATAATCCCGTGTTCTCGGGGTTTTTAAGATACAACGGGGATTGGAACGGAAGCAGCACAGAATATTATAACCCGGAGGCGTCCGATAATGAAAAGCGCATGAAATCACGGACCATGCCGAAAGCAGATGTTTGCGGGATGGTCTATTACCATTACATCGACGAGGATATCGACCAGGCCTGGAATACACAGGGCGCGCCCAGGGCGGATGAAGCCCATCTTGAGGCAACGAACGCTAAGGGGGAGATCGCGTTCAAGTACGAATATTACGCGGATTCCATACAGCCGAGCAGGGTTTCTTCGTATTCCGCGACTTCATGTGCTTCGAATGAGCTTGTAGCGGTTTACGAGTATGATATGGCAGGGAAGATACTTGTTTCAACGATGTATGCGGAAGCCAATTCAAAAGGGGAACGCGCGCTTGAATTCGAGTATTATGAGGGTGAGGACGATGGGGCATTACACTTCGTGTACGCGTATTCCTCTACCGACAGGGATCCGGAGGATCTGTTGAGTATTTACGAATACGATACTGAAGGCGGGATCGTGGCCATATTCGAGAACGGTACGCTTGATCTTGCCGGGAAAGAGGATAGAAATGCTCCATCCGGAAGCGTCAGTGAGAGCGAGATCCTCTCCAAATATAACGCCATCCTTAAGAACCGGTCAACATTTACCGGCTATACGTTCAAGGGGGAAGAGTATATATGCGGTGAATAA
- a CDS encoding helix-turn-helix domain-containing protein — MDRFYKDLGIKIKKIRERMGLSQEELAKKLGVNRVAVSQIETGDRKISAEEITKVAKVFNIPTDVLLNIKKDIEVVFEKSLKKAEHKEEIRISVPQKNLKKFKEVLIYILEKVGSKPNIGETVLYKLLYFMDFNFYEKYEEQLMGATYIKNHHGPTPKEFIKIVEEMIENEEVVKVQNKYFQHLQKKYLPLRKPDLSLLSAREKETIDDVLNSRLSDMNATQISDYSHGDVPWESTEDGEIIEYESVFYRKAPYSVREYAE, encoded by the coding sequence ATGGATAGATTTTATAAAGATCTTGGGATAAAAATTAAAAAGATAAGAGAAAGAATGGGGTTGTCCCAGGAAGAGTTAGCTAAAAAACTTGGAGTGAATAGAGTGGCCGTTTCTCAGATAGAGACAGGAGACAGAAAGATTAGTGCTGAGGAAATTACTAAAGTAGCTAAAGTGTTCAATATACCTACAGATGTATTACTGAACATCAAAAAGGATATCGAAGTTGTTTTTGAGAAGAGTTTGAAGAAGGCAGAACATAAAGAAGAAATAAGGATCAGTGTCCCCCAGAAAAATCTGAAAAAATTCAAAGAGGTGTTGATATATATCCTTGAAAAAGTTGGATCTAAGCCCAATATTGGAGAAACAGTCTTGTACAAGCTTTTATATTTCATGGATTTTAATTTCTACGAGAAATATGAGGAGCAGCTCATGGGTGCTACTTATATAAAAAATCATCATGGACCGACGCCAAAAGAATTTATAAAAATCGTAGAAGAAATGATCGAGAATGAAGAGGTGGTAAAAGTACAGAACAAATATTTTCAGCATTTACAGAAAAAGTATTTACCTTTGAGAAAGCCGGATCTTTCTCTTTTGAGCGCGCGTGAAAAGGAAACAATAGACGATGTATTGAATAGCAGGTTATCTGATATGAATGCTACGCAGATCAGTGACTACTCACATGGTGATGTTCCGTGGGAATCTACAGAGGATGGTGAAATTATAGAGTATGAATCCGTGTTCTATAGAAAGGCACCTTACTCGGTGAGGGAATATGCCGAATAG